Proteins encoded together in one Flavobacterium keumense window:
- a CDS encoding OmpP1/FadL family transporter produces the protein MKKNILLILVSLSFYHLHAQEIRDALRYAQSNINGTARFNALSGAFGALGGDLSSININPAGYAIFSNNQLGFTLNSNGTTNNSDYFGEKTKETNHSIDLNQAGGVFVFKNQQTSNDWKKISIGINYENTNNLNNSIFSAGTNPTHSIDRYFLSYANGIPLSVLENSNYGDLGHGAQQAFLGYQAYVFNPSSTTPNNTSYVSNVADNGNYYHESTINNKGYNGKLSFNLSSSFRDKIYLGFNLNTHFVDFRQFARFYEDNNAPLTSNYTISRIQFDNELYTYGTGLSFQLGAIAKITNSLRLGLAYESPTWYRLSDEFTQKLIAVSANTTGELAPDVVNPNITNYYDPYKLQTPSKWTGSMAYIFGKKGLISIDYTLKDYNNTQFKPANDAYFRDLNNSLNGLLINAEELRIGAEYKIEAWSLRGGYRYEQSPYKNKTTIGDLKGFSTGIGYNFGGTKLDLSYAAFKRDSKQGFFEQGLTDGAAINTKKSTVTLTLLFEL, from the coding sequence ATGAAAAAAAATATCTTACTTATACTAGTTAGTCTTTCGTTTTACCATCTTCATGCACAAGAAATTAGAGACGCTTTACGTTATGCGCAAAGTAATATCAACGGAACTGCCCGTTTCAATGCTTTGAGTGGTGCTTTTGGAGCTTTAGGAGGAGATTTATCTTCTATCAATATTAACCCCGCAGGTTACGCTATTTTCTCAAACAATCAACTAGGTTTTACTTTAAATTCAAACGGTACCACCAATAATTCTGATTATTTTGGAGAAAAAACAAAAGAAACAAACCATTCTATAGACCTCAATCAGGCGGGAGGTGTATTTGTTTTTAAAAACCAACAAACATCTAATGATTGGAAAAAAATCTCAATAGGTATTAACTATGAAAATACTAATAATCTAAATAATTCTATTTTCTCTGCAGGAACCAATCCAACACATTCTATTGATCGTTACTTCTTATCATATGCTAATGGCATTCCTTTAAGTGTATTAGAAAATTCTAATTATGGAGATCTTGGACATGGTGCTCAACAAGCTTTTTTGGGATATCAGGCTTATGTATTTAATCCTAGTAGTACTACTCCAAACAATACTAGCTATGTTTCAAATGTAGCTGACAACGGAAACTATTATCATGAAAGTACTATTAACAACAAAGGTTACAATGGCAAATTATCTTTTAATTTATCTTCATCGTTTAGAGATAAAATATACTTAGGATTTAATTTAAACACTCATTTTGTTGACTTCAGACAGTTCGCAAGATTTTATGAAGACAACAATGCGCCCCTAACCTCAAATTATACGATTTCAAGAATTCAATTTGACAACGAGTTATATACTTACGGAACTGGATTATCTTTTCAATTAGGTGCCATCGCTAAAATTACCAATTCATTACGATTAGGCTTAGCATACGAATCTCCTACTTGGTATCGTTTAAGTGATGAATTTACTCAGAAGCTTATCGCTGTTAGTGCCAACACAACCGGAGAATTAGCACCTGATGTAGTCAATCCAAACATCACCAATTATTACGACCCATACAAATTGCAAACCCCAAGCAAATGGACTGGAAGTATGGCTTATATTTTTGGCAAAAAAGGATTAATTAGCATTGATTACACTTTAAAAGATTACAACAACACCCAATTTAAGCCAGCAAATGACGCTTATTTTAGAGACCTAAACAACAGCTTAAACGGTTTACTAATTAACGCAGAAGAATTGCGAATTGGAGCTGAGTATAAAATTGAAGCGTGGAGTTTGAGAGGTGGTTACCGTTATGAACAAAGTCCATACAAAAATAAGACTACAATTGGAGACTTAAAAGGCTTTTCAACAGGAATTGGCTATAATTTTGGTGGTACCAAATTGGATTTGTCTTACGCTGCTTTCAAAAGAGATTCGAAACAAGGTTTCTTTGAGCAAGGACTTACTGATGGCGCAGCTATCAATACCAAAAAAAGTACAGTTACTTTGACACTTTTGTTTGAGCTATAA